The following are encoded in a window of Labrus bergylta chromosome 16, fLabBer1.1, whole genome shotgun sequence genomic DNA:
- the pglyrp6 gene encoding N-acetylmuramoyl-L-alanine amidase translates to MDRSCWRQILVLLLFVSTYAEASFSRHMEDFITAVKQVEDGIPGSEPVSVLKSLRRAAGLNDAFIQHFLGDAGSGVPEVNPDLSASISRAVRHRVTEDAAEEGVVLTPDGTTVALTPLLLGLEAGFMSTSNGSVRGLVQLTLAKDLNLSFRIRSRQKQLLGPDGCWDNITSPEVFTLRDRPALLTTAQINGGMDGVVLGMALSDRFRRPVKLSDLLTEYYCHLLERGGGMDVAPRLVGRRRRENFRELVEVSALSRQVVRAVEQQRRVLGRSKMEVREKKQLQAAVREGMREFVQKYIVCPPIIPRCMWGARPYRGTPTNLSLPLSFMFIHHTSTPGRPCLTFQKCSEDMRSMQRFHQDDRGWDDIGYSFVAGSDGFLYEGRGWTWQGAHTLGHNSVGYGVSFIGDYTSSLPSQHSMGLVRNQLASCAVDGGRLKANFTLQGHRQVVNTSCPGDALYEEIRGWEHFGEVKK, encoded by the exons ATGGACAGAAGCTGCTGGAGACAGATCCTGGTTCTGCTGCTCTTTGTCAGCACGTATGCAGAAg CTTCATTTTCCCGTCACATGGAGGACTTCATCACGGCGGTGAAGCAGGTGGAGGACGGGATCCCTGGATCAGAACCGGTGTCTGTTCTGAAGAGTCTGCGGCGCGCGGCCGGCCTTAACGACGCTTTCATTCAGCACTTCCTGGGTGATGCAGGCTCTGGTGTCCCGGAGGTGAACCCTGACCTCTCTGCGTCCATCAGCCGGGCCGTGCGGCACAGAGTGACTGAGGACGCTGCAGAGGAGGGCGTGGTCCTGACCCCTGATGGCACCACCGTCGCCCTCACACCGCTCCTCCTGGGGTTGGAAGCCGGTTTCATGTCTACGTCTAACGGGTCGGTTCGGGGGCTGGTTCAGCTCACTCTGGCTAAAGATCTGAACCTGTCGTTCAGAATCAGATCTCGTCAGAAGCAGCTCCTGGGACCCGACGGCTGCTGGGACAACATCACCTCCCCTGAAGTCTTCACCCTGCGGGACCGCCCCGCTCTGCTCACCACCGCTCAGATTAACGGAGGCATGGACGGCGTGGTGTTAGGGATGGCGCTCTCCGACAGATTTAGACGTCCCGTGAAGCTGAGCGACCTGCTGACCGAGTactactgccacctgctggagaGAGGAGGCGGCATGGACGTGGCCCCGCGTCTCGTCGGCCGGCGGCGCAGGGAAAACTTCAGAGAGCTGGTGGAGGTCTCTGCGCTGAGCCGGCAGGTGGTGAGAGCggtggagcagcagaggagagtgCTGGGGCGATCGAAGATGGAGGTGAGGGAGAAGAAGCAGCTGCAGGCGGCGGTGAGAGAGGGAATGAGAGAGTTTGTCCAGAAGTACATCG TTTGCCCTCCCATCATCCCTCGCTGCATGTGGGGGGCGAGGCCGTACAGAGGAACCCCCACCAACCTGTCTCTCCCACTCTCCTTCATGTTCATCCACCACACCTCCACTCCTGGACGGCCCTGTCTCACCTTCCAGAAGTGCTCCGAGGACATGCGCTCCATGCAGCGTTTCCACCAGGACGACCGAGGCTGGGACGACATCGGCTACAG CTTCGTCGCAGGCTCTGACGGGTTCCTCTACGAGGGCCGGGGCTGGACCTGGCAGGGGGCCCACACCCTCGGGCACAACTCCGTCGGCTACGGTGTGTCCTTCATCGGTGACTACACCTCCAGCCTGCCGTCGCAGCACTCCATGGGGCTGGTGCGAAATCAGCTGGCGTCCTGTGCCGTCGACGGGGGGCGGCTGAAAGCCAACTTCACCCTGCAGGGACACAGACAGGTGGTGAACACTTCCTGTCCCGGAGACGCTCTTTATGAAGAGATCAGAGGCTGGGAACACTTCGGG gAGGTGAAGAAATAA